Below is a window of Phoenix dactylifera cultivar Barhee BC4 chromosome 7, palm_55x_up_171113_PBpolish2nd_filt_p, whole genome shotgun sequence DNA.
ACTGCAGTCATAATGTATATTAATTGTATGCAGCAAAAGTATTACTGTGTTCTAGACCTGATCTTCTCCTACCGCAAGGTTCTTGGCATAATTGACATGCCAACAGCAACTTTTTAAGGAGAAGATGAAATGTTGAGAACCaatcattgcatatttttccCCCTCATCTTGATATTCTATTCGCAATTGTTCTGACTTGTTTCATAAACTTAGCTGACTGTGTTATTTCTGGCATTTCAGAGCAATGAAGCTATGTTGTGTCTTCATGCTGCAGAAGAGTGGGAGAAACAAAGACAGAGGAACCAGGTCAAGATTGACGCCAACTATCACAAGATACAAGAAGCCATGAAATTCCTGGACAACTATCGTGCAACATGTGAAATACGAGAGTTGAGTTACTATGACACCTTCAAATGTCAAACAGATGTTGAAGATTTCAATGCTAATGTTAAGAGACTTGAACTAGCAGGGCTTTGGGATGAGATTGTTGAGATGTTGAGAAGGTATGAACTTCCTGATGGTTTTGAGTGTCAGAAAGAGTGGGTGGATTTGGGTACACGATATCGTCATTTGGTTGAGCCTCTGGACATTGCCAACTACTACAGGCACTCTAAAAACGAAGATACAGGATCCTACTTGGAGAAGGGTAGGCCCAGACGCTATACATACACGCAGAGGTGGCTCGAGCACGCCCAACGAATGACTGCAGGGTCCAGCTTGGAATCATGTTTCTGGGCAATTGTTGAAGAGCTTTGTGTTAATAGCTGTAATAACAAGCCCTTTGAGGAGGCAAGGGAGAGGATATTAGAACTGGAGAACAAGACACTAGGGTGGTTCACTTCTGGGAAGCTGAGCAAAGATGTATTACTCGGTAATTCGACCTTTGTCAAGTGGTGGAAGACTCTTCCCAAACAGCATATGTTGGAGTCTTGTATTGCAAGATTCATAGATGCGGAGGAAAATTTGCCAATGATATAAtaattttgtgtttggtaaaatctCTGCTAGTTGCCGGGAGGTAAATTTCATGCAGCAGATCGGCTTTTAGTTTGCTGCTAATGAAATATGCTAAACAAACTGTATTTGCCTACCGTAAATTGGGTGAGGTTTGTTAGTAATGAGTTACTCATGCTATACTATCATTTCACTCTAATGACCAAGCTTTTTACATTGTTGATGTGGGACTTTGATGTTGGATAGATCTTCCACTGCAATCCATTGTAGGTATTCCACCATAAGTTTAAAGGTAAGATACGTATCACTCATATGGAAAGAATGTGTTTGGTTCAGGGCTTTAACTGACAaataagagatgaaaaatcaacAGGTTTGGCTGCATCCTTTCATCCAGAAAACAAATTCCATTATCAAGACTGTGCTGTAATGATGGAGGTCAAGCTGACAAGTTCCCACCTCTACTGCTGTCAGTTGCTGTTCTTCGATCCCCATGCCTCTGTGAGTAAACATTGTTTCATGCAGTCCATGTAATGGTATTGATTGCTATCTTGATTGTTATCAGAGGCGGATGGCCGGGATGGGGGGCAACCCCCCCACtcccactgctgctgctgctggtgcAAGATCTGAAGATTTCCTCATCGATGCTCTATTATCATATAGATCAATGACACATCCTCCCTTATACTGTTATACATCACACCCAAaattactgaaaaaaaaaaaagtttattgGCGTTTCTTATCCTTtttgaagaaaagcatgaatcaTTCTTAACctttctttttgataaaaacATAAATCATTCAGACCTTCATATccaaattaatcatattttgttTCCTTATAAAGGGAGTTTGCATTTGTCAAGGAAGTTCCAAATAAAATTCATCATAAGCTGCAGTCACTATGCTAACCATCTGTGTTGCTCGATTGCCCATGACAGCGGCATTTTTCCCTCTCTGCTTACCCATCTATTTCTCAATCTCTCACTGGCATCTATCTCAGCCTCTAGTTTCTAGCAAGGGGGAGAAATAAAAGAGGATGGGGTTtttgaagaagagaggagctaagCAGTCATGATTCAATGGTAAGTGTTGCCGCTAAAATTCCAACTTGATGGAGCTCGGTGGGCTGGCGCCAAAATCCGACCCAACGAAACTAGATGAAAAATGAAGAGCGGATAGGAGAGAGGGCATAGAGCTATTAATCGGAAAGAACGGGCATGATGTAACCACCGGATGTGCAATAACTATTGGGATGTATGGGAGGAAATGTAATCATCTTGCAACATGCCTCATAAATGTATGGAACCTTTCTATAGTTAAGTCAGCCGAGCTTTGGTGGAATAGTGGATATTTGAGATTGTGAGTTAAGTAGTGTAGGACAGAAAAAGCGTATTTGGAGGTCCTTCGGATCCTGTATATCTAGAAGGGATGGCATAAAGCCATTATCCAAAAAGAACAAGTTTGCCATAACTGTTAAATGTGCAATAACTGCCTAAATGTGTGGGATAAACTGTAACCATCCCACAACGTGTCTCATAAGTGCATAGGGCTATAATCGCCCTCCTTAATGGGTTTTTTATCATCTCAATGTGCCTTAATTCAAGAACACATAGCACTTCATTATTGATCGATCAGTGGGACATGTGACACTTTGTTATTAGTCGGCTGATTTGGTTGGTAACAGTCAGAAGCCAACAAATTTGGGCTATATTAGTAAGCTCAACTGAGATGATATATAAAGACATGAAGGAAGGTAgcaaaggaaggaaggagatgaGATTGTTTGTTGACCACCAAGATGGAGGACTCcctaatttttttaaagagaaCAAAAGAgcctataatatttttcttgatCTATTCAATGTCCTTTCTTTGTTTCAAACAAGATGATTTTTGGTGAAGCTCTCGTACTAGGCTCATTATCTTTTTCATGAAATAATAAGAACTTTGGATATCTTTAATATTAATAATGTCATACGAGCTAGTTTCCATTATAACTATAAGTTAGATGCTTGAAATGGGATCTTCGACTAGATGTGTTTTGTTTCATATAGTAAACAATTTTCTAACTAGTTAGAAAGAATTTCTGTATTTTTGTAACAAGCATTTGCATCTTTCAATAATATtctgccaaattttttttgaagtgtAGAGAAAAATAGCCTCTAGATAACTTCAAAGCACTCACATTTAGCATGACAGTGAGCATGCATGCGTAACAAATCATGCAAGAAAATATCGGGTGcaaaatttatacagccgatcactattatataggaaaaaaagaaaagctatatgTGCTTATTTTTAGTTGATAAGAATTTAACTTTTATAAATAAGATTTATCATTTgtggtaaaatatgtataatattattgaaatAAATAGCAGCTCCAGCAGCTCTCAGTCTCTCACCATCACTCCGTGCGCTCCCGTTTTATTCCGATCACTATTATCAACTCGTTGACGGTGACGCGGAGGAAATATCTTTCTCGGTGATAGTTCCGTTGTGTTACTAAAAGGTGCCGCGTGTCATGTCCGCCCGTTCCCTTTTTCTCCGAGTTTTCTATTTCGCCCCCCATCCCAAACCCACGTGCCGCGTAACCTCTTTCCTCGCCCACGCCGTTGACATGTTGATCAGACAACAGGACTGGGATCAGCCAAGTCCGTCGATCCAACGGTGGATCTAATTACGTGACTCGTCGGAGGCTCACGATAGCTTACACTGGGACCACGGCATCTCATACCGTGGACAATAGATAACTAAAACTAGCCACCCGATACGTTCGTGGACAACGTTTTGACAACGGCGTTACGTTTATAACGTCCTGCTACTGGAACAGCAATATTATTTTTGTAAGTGTTGCAAGTTGCAACAGCCATTATTTGGCACTTTGAAAACAGTAATTATCGTATTAGCTATTATAAGAATACgatgaaaaataatataattaaaaataagttTCTGGTGTTACAGatgttttatgaaaagaaaattctggAAGTTTGAATTTTGGAAAGAAATATTACAATACAAATATCAAATATTGgttattattcttttcttttaccgTTATTACAGGGCAAGGTAATGCAAGGGGCCAAAACCGTCATAATGGCCGTTATGTGACGCCATGTGTGATTCGGTAAATAAATGGTAGACGTAAGGGTATTTATGTCAACTTGTGTGTATATATAGCGGTTCGGGCGTTCCCATCCGTTCGCTGGAAATTTCAAGGGAGGGTGAAACTGAGAGAGGGCAAATCTTTCTTGTTATCCGTATTGGTTCGCTGCTGTTTTCTTTATATCTATTCTTTCTCTAGGGTTTTTGGTGAAAGAGGAGATGAATATGACTGAGGGAGAAGCGATGGGTTTCGACTCCATGGCCAAAGACGCTTCGGTTCCTACCATCGCCTCGAGGGACGCCGGCAAGAAGAAGAGGGTAAGATTAGATTCCAACCAGAAAGAATTGAACGGAATCGATTGGAATATGTTTGGGAGATTGATTGAGAAAAGATAAATTGATGCTTTGATTTGTTCTGCAGACCAACAGGTCGGCGAAATTGAAGCAATGCAAGCTTGACGCGAGGCGCGAGCAATGGCTCAATCAAGGTTTGCGAGCCTTCTAATTTTGACGATTCTTGtgttttcttgatttaatctctGAATTTTATAGTCGTATGGGGTGTTTGTTGATTTGATCGTTCCTATTTGAATTGTATTTTTGTTAAATTTGGATCTTTTTACCTGTTTTTTTGTTGTAGTCAAGAACAAGGATGGCAAGAATCCAAGCATGGGCACTAGCCCTAATACCTCCTCTCTTCCGCATCCACCGCTCCCTCGGTCGGCCAAGAGTAATTCGGAGACGAGgccgagggaggaggaggagcgggAAGAGCACAACATCAGCGATTCGGACTCCCCGACCCAAAGCCCCACCTCGAGCATATATGGAAACTCATCGAGAAAGGGCTGCCCCTCCAACAGCATCAGCAGTGGAAGCAGCACCGAGTCCACCTCGAGAAACGTCAGCGAtaacgaggaggaggagccagATGGACGTGGAGAAGAAAATGGGGTCTTGGATGATTGGGAAGCGGTGGCTGATGCCCTGTCCACTGACAATGATAATAACCGACCAAATTCCGACCCTGTAGTCTCCATCGCCGAGCCCGCTGCTTCCCCTGGCACCCAAAATGAGGCACTTCGGGGGGCCACTACAAAGCCGCAGTCCATTCAGCCAACTCCCAGAGCTTGGAGGCCTGATGATGTTTTCCGGCCGCGGAGCCTGCCCGGTATCTCAAAGCAGAGTAGCTTCCCGGGGAGCATGGAGCGGCACTACAGTGCCATTCAACAAGGCATCCTTGCCCTGCCATCTCCGTGTCCCATCTGCTGTGAGGATCTGGACCCTACGGACTCGAGCTTCCTCCCCTGTTCATGTGGCTTCCGCCTCTGCCTTTTCTGCCACAAGAAGATTCTAGAGGCAGATGCGCGTTGTCCAGCGTGCAGGAAGAAGTATGATGCAATGGGTGTGGTGATGGATGTGGACGGTGGAGGAGTGCCAAAGTCATCCATCCGGTTATCCCGTTCTTGTAGCATGAGTTCGAGATTTTAGAGCAGGGAAGAGTTGTTGTCTAGTTTTAATTACTCTTGCTCTTATAATGTTCGTGTGGGAAATGTTATAAGATGTCCAGTTACCGCAGAAATTTTGATATCCTAGAAGAAAATACTGTGAATAATTAGGGGCTCTATAGAACAGTTTCCAGGATATTGGGTCTGTCTTTGAGTTCAATTCTTACAAGACATGTGGTGTTTGTGTTGTTGTAGAGGACTATTGGTTGTTAATAATTTGGAGGTTATAAATACTAGTTACAGTGAATTCTAGAGCGCTATATGTAAGTCCATTGCTTTGCATTTATGCATTTTCTCATTAAGGTGTTTGTTTGACTCCTATTTCAACTACAGTGGATAAATTGTTACTCTCATATTGTTGTCATAGATTATGCAACCATTATATGATGCATGATGATCTTCCCACTGTGCTTCCTGGTAGCAGAGCCTGTTGGTGTTGAGTCTTCATGTTCTTATCTATTTCCCTCACTTTATATGAATATGTCttaatttctttatttattgACACTACATGTATTTGACTCACTTCTTAAGGTGGTGCTGtcttggattttttttcaaacaaaTTTCTGTTCCTGTTAAGGAATAAAcctttgtttattttgttttgtttttaatgCTTGATGTTCTTTTCAAATATTATATCCAACTGACCCCATCAAATCCAGTCTGCAGGGGGCTTTCCTTTCTTCTGATGCCTAAAGGACTTGAATGTTATGCTTGCATTACCTGTGATTTTCTTTGCTTGGTGGATAAAAAGGTACATGTTGCTCCTTAACGCAAATCACTTTTACTGTTTATGTAATTATCTTTCTGAGAAGTAGTTGCATTATATTAGATTGCTTTTTGTTTGTCCTCATGATGCCAATTAGACAATTCCTGATCATGCATTTGGGATAAGTACGATTGCTATACACACATAAACTTTCTGAATTTCCTGACCTAATAATTAGTGCAAGATTTCAGTACTCCATAATCCACATGGCTGCTCATTTTTTAGTATAACAATTATATTGCACACCTTTCTTTGTATAAATTGTCCATGTTCATTTATGCATGTATAcaataaaaaattgataaatTCGATTGATGACTGGTTGCAGTAAAAGGATTTCAAGCAGTGCACATGATAGGTACCCCAAATagagaaaagaataagaaaatgTGGAAGAAAATGAGCAACCACGAAATCTATGTTTATGAATCGTGCAAGTTCTGATTATTAGGGGGCCAaatttttagaactttattgtTTTAGAAATACCTTACTGCAGTTTCTATCTTGAAAATGAGTAAGATAGGATTCTTTATTATCTTAAGAACCCACCATAATTAAAAATCACATCACTAAATCTAATTGTAAAAAGTTCCATAATCTGTTTTGTGCAGTAGACGCCTATATAGAGGGGAAAAAGCAGATAAATTTAAAATGAAGCAACAATctatttaaaatcaaacaagcAATTAGCCACAAACAAGCAAACTGTATAGATTTTTGAAGCATATGTTCGTTTTCGTCTAACAACTGGAATTAGGATTAGAGACTTACAAGTCTAGAACTGTTTTAAGAATACCTTGTAGTTATTCACAATTATTTTAATGGCCAAGTTGTCACACTATTATGTAtagatatgtgtgtgtgtgtgcggcGGTGTATTGAATTACATGTACTTGTTATAAGCCCATATGATTATAAGGAGTGATAATCTATACTATTTGGAAGTATGAATAACATTTCTGTCCATTAGAAATCACAGCCTTTAAATTTTAACAAAAATTCCTAACCAACTAACGACTCTATCTCtacattttatcacatatgTGTATCCTAATCTGATTGATTATTAAAACCCCTTTGTCCATGATATTAACTTCCCCTTGTCATGTCCCTTTGTCTGTACAGATTCCAGAACAATCATGTTTCTCAAAGTTGTAACATTACTATTTTCCTAATCATGACCATCAAATTGCCTCTTTAagcataataaaaaaaaagtctctTGAATAACCAAATTCATCTAATCCAAATTTCACTTCTCAAAGCCCACTGCACTTTCAGCCATACAAAACTTCTTTCAACATCCCTTTCTTGAAAGGAGAAGGACATGATTTCCTGGTTGCTTCCAACTTCAATAAAGAGAGTCGACTTTTTGCAACTATAGTGGTGGACCTAATCTAATTTTCTGTCTAGGGGATGCATAGTACTAGTATTAGGATGTTGATGGAGTCATAGCATAGGATTAGGAAGATATCATCCATAGAATTAAAGCAGGATGGATAAAATGGAGAAGTGCAGCCAAGGTATTATACGATCTAGTATATCTGTCAAGTTGAAAGGAAATTTAATAGGACAACGATACAAGCAACTTGTTTTGTGGTACTGAATGTTGGACTGTTAGAAAACAACATATGTACAAGATGATTGTGGCCGAAATGAGAATATTGAGATACATGTATGGTAAtacaagaaaagataaaataagaaataaagtcATTTATTAAAAGATGGAGATAGTACCAATTGAGGACAAATTAAGAGAGACGATTTAGGCGATTTGGATATGTACAACATAGGTCAAGAGATGCACCACTATAAAGAAGTGATTCGATACATGTAGAAGAAAAGAGGGATAGATATAAATAGAAAATCACATGGGATGAAATAGTAAGCAAAGATTTGATATCGCTACATCTTTTAGAAAGTGTGCCCCTAAATAGAAGGAATGGAGGAAAAAGGATTGATATAACCGACGTCAACTAGTTTTGGGATTAAGGTACAGTTGATTGAGTTGAGTTGAGCTGATAACCTTGTCAAATAATACATCCAAAGCTGTATGGAAAATATGAGACATATTTGGCTACCTACATATGATTTTGAAATATAATTTTGTTTTCGCCATTTGATGTTGAACAAATATTTGACTTGTGGTTTTGTGTAAAATATTTGGACTTCTTTTTAAATTTGCATTTGACCCTTTCTGCGACGTCTTATTTCTTAATGAAAACTTGGCTTTTAGAATTTTATAACAAAATGATTTCAACGAATTTCCACTTGAGCCTTTCATTGATAGTGATAGTTTGATCATGTGTTTCATTTTAAAGTCACCGTTTTTTTATGGACCTTTAAGTTCTTTTATCATGGCAGGAGTTTACTTACTAAGCTTTGTAGATTATTCCATAATTTTTAGAGCAATTAGTGGGAGCTCTAGTGCACTTATTTGAAGAGGTGGACTTGATATTTTAAGTTGACATTTGTCATTGGAATGGTGCAGGTCATAGCTCAGTTTATCTTTAGTTATTTGTATCTTTAAAGGTGCGGCATTGTGTGTGATAAGCTATGTTAAGTTTGtaagtgaatttttatttaagaaaatttggacaataatatatttttagttaTTGTAATGTTTGATCTTATGGTTTCTTTGGAGGATGTTAAATATTTATGACTTTTTGATCAACTTTTTTATTGAGgtgattaaatttaaatttttagttttatttgatTTTGGCGGTTCCACCTCGGGGTTCTAATAGGTTGGGATCTCAGGCATGACATTATGCCTCCTCAATTTCTTCAATTTCTTGTTAATTTAGAtttataatttcacaaaaaataaatttaatatgGAGAGGGGACCACCTAGCTAGAAACATGTCTCTAGCACCCGAAATATGATTATTCAACTCCTTAAACTCCAAATCTGGAATGAAGCTTGAAGAAACCTCCTACTACCTCTCTACCTCTCTCGTATCATGAAATGGTCGGAAACAAGTGGTTTTTAGTGAGTCTTGTTTGAAACCAAGTGGTTGGGCTTGGTCTGTCCAGTCCGCATGATTTGGATGGTCCAAGCTAGGTTGTATGGAGACTTTGGTATATCTCCTCTCAATCAGTGCGGTACATACTAGCAGTTGATCTCTATATCTTTCCTTGCAACTAggagtttcttttctttgtcacaACTAATCAATAAATCCTCAGGATCTAGATTTTGTGTAAAAACATGTTTTCTAGTTTGAGCTATTTTGCATGCATTATACTTTTCCTAGGAACAAAGTTTTAAACTATGGAAGCAATCCCACATGTGACACCATTTAAAACTTGTTGTTGATGGTTGTCAATATAGTTGGTGTTTTCATCTCTACTTCTGATTTGGCTTAGAGATCCTGCAATTTTACCATTCTCACGGCCCCTAAGATGCCTGTGTTTGATGTTGTGCTTTCGAGGGAGATATTGCCATATGAGTTCTGCTGGATGGGCATGGGACTCCATCTATTGCTCGTGTGAGGTAACCGAAAAGTGATAATAGTTGGCATTGCCGGACAAACAAGTCAGCTTCACTCTAAGTAAGAAGCTTTCTGGATGATCTTAAAAGGAGCTTCACAAAAAATTAGAATATTACTAAGGGTCGTGTGATATCAGCTGATGATCTCAATAAAAAATTATCAAAGAGTTTTAAGGTTACTGAACTCCAATAATCAAGTGAACATTATGCTTTCTGGAAGCTTGCTGCATACTTGCAAGTTGCAGCAGATTCGGCTGTTCGTTCCGATAAATTTCTGATCCAATGCTACAGCAAACTCTCCTTTTAGAAAAGATTTCATCCTTAGGTCcagaaatgacttcttttattTCTCTACAATTCTGATATGCCCTGAGAATTCCTTTAGTTAAGAGGTATCCTGCAGAGTTTGAGCTAGTCCTTAGGTGTTTAAAGTATTAAGGGCAGCTGGTCTTCTCATTGATCGAAGTACCAGGATGATCTTTGTAATTTGCATCCTTGTCAGATAGCCACTATCTCCCTAAATATGAAATGTATTATGGTCATTGGCCCGGTGTCACACATAACTTAATCTTTATAGTTGCAGAGGAAGACAGACAGAACATTATTCTGTTTTATTAATCTTTTCATTGGTCATTTGCCCATGCAAGTTGATTTGTATGTCAATTAAGATTTTGATATTTGAGATTGTATTTTAGCATATTCTCTATGATGCATGTTGAATGGCAGTTGACTTGGTTTGGAGGGGTATAGAGAAGGATTTTGTGATTGGCGGCACTACCTTGCTGATCCATATTTTTAGCTTTCTATTCTTTTCTCTATTTAAGCTTATAAGATATGATGGTTTTTAGATTAAACCTAAATTTTCTGATACAATTGCTAAAATGGATTGCATGATTTATGTTCCCATAGTTTTGTTTCTGTAACAGCCATTTGTCGTATTGTTCACTGTGTCTGTGCTGGTTAGGGGTTGGCACGTTATAAATATCAAGCCATATCATGTTGCTACTTGGAACACACTGGCACAAAAAGGTATATGTCTCTATTAAGAAGATTTGCAATTAGTGCACGAAAATGCATTACTCATTTTGTAATATACCAGTATTAGTTACTTTCTAGTAGTGTATAggaacatcttttattaatttattttttaaaaacaatCTATAGAATATttgatcaaattattatagataTCTGTGTTGACTGCAGTTTAATATGTGCATCATTTGGCTTCTGATAACTTGCATTACAGATTAACAatgacatattttatacatcagCAACACAAGTAAGCACAAAATTCAAGGTAAAAACCATAAGGGAGTAGGAAAGTGTACATACACATTAATAACATATCTTATGTGTTATGCGTACTGCCAAACTTATGGGAAACTCATATGCTGATGATATTTTAAAGAGCATATGCTTTGTAAGTTACCGTAATTTCTAACATTTGATTTGATGGGGTTTGATGACTTGTGACCATTATCATTTCCAGTGGATCAAAAACtctgagaaaaagggaagaatctGGAAGAGCTCCTACCACTTTGAGTAGAAATATAGTCTGTTGAAGATGATCAAATACAGTGGTTACACACCCACACCATTATGTATCCATTTGTATTGATCTGTATCAAATCTTTATGAGCCGACATGCATTGATACAGGAGTTGGATACCCGTTGCATGTAGGCCCATGTTTTGTGTACCATACAGACAACCTGCTGGCAAGGTATCTATTGTTCGTATGATATAGTAGAGATGGTAACTTAAATCTTTGCTCGACAAAGATGGAGTTGTTTAAGACCTTTTACTACTGTACATATCTGCAATTATTTTACATTTGCTAGATGCATGTTTCATATTGAATGGAAGATATGTTAAATGGATTCCTCATCTAGTTCTCAACATTTCCCTCTTCCCATTCCATTGCTTTCATCTGGTCCTTCTATGATCAACTAAACCTGTTGAATAATtgtatctcttttgcagagtagATTAAGTTGGAACTCAAGGACGATTGTCCTTTGGATAACTATAAACTTCAAGCTATGGTCCAAATACATTAAGTTGGCATCGCCCTTCGTGATAATGATTTTGGTATTGCTTGAACGAAATCAGGTCA
It encodes the following:
- the LOC103713857 gene encoding uncharacterized protein LOC103713857, yielding MNMTEGEAMGFDSMAKDASVPTIASRDAGKKKRTNRSAKLKQCKLDARREQWLNQVKNKDGKNPSMGTSPNTSSLPHPPLPRSAKSNSETRPREEEEREEHNISDSDSPTQSPTSSIYGNSSRKGCPSNSISSGSSTESTSRNVSDNEEEEPDGRGEENGVLDDWEAVADALSTDNDNNRPNSDPVVSIAEPAASPGTQNEALRGATTKPQSIQPTPRAWRPDDVFRPRSLPGISKQSSFPGSMERHYSAIQQGILALPSPCPICCEDLDPTDSSFLPCSCGFRLCLFCHKKILEADARCPACRKKYDAMGVVMDVDGGGVPKSSIRLSRSCSMSSRF